One part of the Algibacter sp. L1A34 genome encodes these proteins:
- a CDS encoding glycoside hydrolase family 43 protein, giving the protein MKKFAIVLVFVIALIGCTNKKEKIKVMENLVNTFSNPILQGFYPDPSICKAGDSYYLVNSTFSYFPGIPVFKSNDLVNWEQIGNVLDRPEQLNLDGLDVSQGVFAPAIRFNKGVFYVTCTIVGGENNFVVSSTNPEGPWSNPFWIPEVEGIDPSLFFDDNGKTYIIYNSDAPNKQPLYNGHRTIKMYEFDVENKKVVGEPKILVNGGTDIAKKTIWIEGPHIYKRNGFYYLMAAEGGTAEDHSEVVFRSKNVWGPYISYENNPILTQRDLDVNRDNPITSTGHADIIEDKNGNWWGVFLGCRPYEDNHYNTGRETFMAPIKWENRWPVFNLGGDIVKSKYLTPNNVLKQEKSFKNSGIYTFKEEFENSKLGFEWLFLRTPREKWYAISDGSLQINTRSESVSSPENPSFIGYRQQHSKGSVSTEMNFNTSKPNEKAGIIAFQNNAYFYYMCKSVVNGKPVIQLFKSAENSMKLLIEKPLQSSTSIKLKIEAKGANYNFLYAEENQEYQILQQDVDARFLSTKQAGGFVGTIYAMYTTSLGMETENTAMFNWFEIENLD; this is encoded by the coding sequence ATGAAAAAATTTGCAATTGTATTAGTATTTGTAATTGCTTTAATAGGTTGTACAAATAAAAAAGAGAAAATTAAAGTAATGGAAAACCTGGTGAATACATTCTCAAACCCAATTTTACAAGGCTTTTATCCAGACCCAAGTATTTGTAAAGCAGGAGATTCTTATTATTTGGTAAACTCTACTTTCTCTTATTTCCCTGGAATTCCTGTTTTTAAAAGTAACGACTTGGTGAATTGGGAGCAAATAGGAAATGTATTAGACAGACCAGAACAATTAAACTTAGATGGACTAGATGTTTCTCAAGGTGTTTTTGCTCCTGCCATTCGGTTTAATAAAGGTGTTTTTTATGTCACTTGTACAATTGTAGGAGGTGAGAATAATTTTGTTGTTTCATCTACAAATCCTGAAGGACCTTGGTCTAATCCGTTTTGGATTCCTGAAGTTGAAGGCATTGATCCTTCGTTGTTTTTTGATGATAACGGAAAAACATATATAATTTATAATAGTGATGCGCCTAACAAACAACCATTGTACAATGGACATAGAACCATAAAAATGTATGAGTTTGATGTTGAAAATAAAAAAGTAGTTGGTGAGCCAAAAATTTTGGTGAATGGAGGAACCGACATTGCTAAAAAAACAATTTGGATTGAAGGACCTCATATTTATAAAAGAAACGGTTTTTATTATTTAATGGCTGCAGAAGGTGGTACAGCAGAAGATCATTCCGAAGTTGTGTTTAGAAGTAAAAATGTTTGGGGCCCTTATATAAGTTATGAAAACAACCCAATTTTAACGCAACGAGATTTAGACGTTAATAGAGATAACCCAATTACATCAACGGGTCATGCAGATATTATTGAAGATAAAAATGGTAATTGGTGGGGCGTTTTTCTTGGTTGCAGACCCTATGAAGACAACCATTACAATACGGGAAGAGAAACTTTTATGGCGCCAATAAAATGGGAAAACAGATGGCCCGTTTTTAATTTAGGAGGCGATATTGTTAAATCTAAATATCTAACGCCAAATAATGTTTTAAAACAAGAAAAATCGTTTAAAAATAGCGGAATATATACGTTTAAAGAAGAATTTGAAAATTCAAAATTAGGTTTTGAATGGTTGTTTTTAAGAACGCCAAGAGAAAAATGGTATGCTATCTCAGATGGTAGTTTACAAATCAATACACGTTCAGAAAGTGTTTCAAGCCCTGAGAATCCTAGTTTTATTGGATACAGACAACAACATTCAAAGGGAAGTGTTAGCACAGAAATGAATTTTAATACTTCAAAACCAAATGAAAAAGCTGGCATTATTGCGTTTCAAAACAATGCCTATTTTTATTATATGTGTAAGTCTGTTGTAAACGGAAAGCCAGTAATTCAATTATTTAAATCTGCAGAAAATAGTATGAAGTTGCTGATAGAAAAACCATTGCAATCTTCTACTTCTATAAAATTAAAAATAGAAGCAAAAGGAGCTAACTATAATTTTTTATATGCTGAAGAAAATCAAGAGTATCAAATTTTACAACAAGATGTAGATGCACGTTTTTTAAGCACCAAACAAGCTGGTGGATTTGTAGGAACTATTTATGCAATGTACACCACCTCATTAGGAATGGAGACTGAAAATACAGCTATGTTTAATTGGTTTGAAATTGAGAATTTAGATTAA
- a CDS encoding sugar phosphate isomerase/epimerase family protein, with the protein MKSVLYLIIILKSFVSFAQENYSISSQKDRLRQYSGQWVSAVNPSTDSIAKLPEIKMSSINNFNNHSLTVEVLQKDSNNQYNPILHEIIGYDRVTDTVFAAGHNGEGVFFIGKGKFSSENNWTMQDKDLNGNKTMKVNFSFNNYTDVTLEGLDNNEKRLWKTRYIKNNPKDKNIGIQLVSVHKEMLKNPEQTLIQLGRMGYSYVETFVYKNGGFYGQSPTQFKTMVEKAGMNFLGSMTFFDPEDKNDYTAINTWWNKTIQDHKKAGVEYLSTSNSKLKGIKTIKELREYCNYYNKVGKLCKENGLKFVYHNHADEFLKVEGVAIYDYFLQNTNPEYVYFQSDLYWMQVGGVNPVHYFKTYPKRFISWHVKDYKELGESGKIDFKDIFNYKEISGVQYILSEVEDYSFPPLFSVGLAWEYIYYEL; encoded by the coding sequence ATGAAAAGCGTTCTATATTTAATAATAATTTTAAAGTCATTTGTCAGTTTTGCTCAAGAAAACTACAGTATTTCTTCTCAAAAAGATAGATTAAGACAATATTCTGGTCAGTGGGTAAGTGCTGTTAATCCCAGCACAGATAGTATTGCAAAGCTTCCAGAAATAAAAATGAGTAGTATAAATAATTTCAATAATCATTCGCTCACGGTTGAAGTTTTACAAAAAGATAGTAATAATCAATACAATCCTATACTTCATGAAATTATTGGTTATGATCGTGTTACCGATACTGTTTTTGCAGCAGGTCATAATGGTGAAGGTGTTTTTTTTATAGGGAAAGGCAAGTTTTCTTCAGAAAATAATTGGACCATGCAGGATAAAGATCTTAATGGTAATAAAACCATGAAAGTTAATTTTAGTTTTAACAATTATACCGATGTTACTTTAGAAGGTCTAGATAATAATGAAAAGCGTTTATGGAAAACGAGATACATTAAAAATAATCCTAAAGACAAAAACATTGGTATTCAGCTCGTTTCTGTTCACAAAGAAATGCTTAAAAACCCAGAACAAACCTTAATTCAGTTAGGCAGAATGGGGTATAGCTATGTTGAAACCTTTGTATATAAAAACGGTGGTTTTTACGGCCAAAGTCCAACGCAATTTAAGACTATGGTTGAAAAAGCAGGTATGAATTTTTTGGGTTCTATGACTTTTTTCGATCCGGAAGATAAAAATGATTATACCGCAATAAATACATGGTGGAATAAAACGATACAAGACCATAAAAAAGCTGGTGTTGAATATCTATCTACCTCAAATAGTAAATTAAAAGGCATCAAGACGATCAAAGAACTTCGAGAGTATTGTAATTATTATAATAAAGTTGGAAAACTTTGTAAAGAGAACGGACTTAAGTTTGTTTATCATAATCATGCTGATGAATTTTTAAAGGTAGAAGGTGTAGCCATTTATGATTATTTTCTTCAAAACACCAATCCTGAGTATGTCTATTTTCAATCTGATTTATATTGGATGCAGGTGGGTGGTGTAAATCCTGTTCATTATTTTAAAACCTATCCTAAACGTTTTATTAGTTGGCATGTGAAAGATTATAAAGAATTAGGTGAAAGTGGTAAAATAGATTTCAAAGATATTTTCAACTATAAAGAAATATCTGGAGTTCAATATATTTTATCTGAAGTTGAAGATTATAGCTTTCCACCTTTGTTTAGTGTCGGTTTAGCTTGGGAATATATTTATTATGAATTATAA
- a CDS encoding ThuA domain-containing protein produces the protein MKPFTMKYLLLTIFFFTMIKTNAQDQFSVLLFTQHDTWHYNTIPVAVKAFEDMAAENQFQFDWTQRPDDLIEKLPEYDVVIFMNANANFLTTKHMDALKAFMKRGGGFVGIHGTADGENDNAWFDGLVGAKFVDHPKLQAAIVNVKNNDFPATWHLPSKWLRSDEWYNFKNMNLDKLNILLTVDEASYDFTAGYDDIPLKGMGAEHPISWYQEYEGGRSFYTALGHKPESFKDKNFLDHIFGAIYWTVNK, from the coding sequence ATGAAACCTTTTACAATGAAGTATCTTTTATTAACTATATTTTTCTTTACAATGATAAAAACAAATGCGCAAGACCAGTTTAGTGTTTTATTGTTTACCCAACATGATACTTGGCATTATAATACCATCCCTGTTGCAGTTAAAGCTTTTGAAGACATGGCAGCAGAAAATCAATTTCAATTTGATTGGACACAAAGGCCAGATGATCTTATAGAAAAATTACCAGAATATGATGTAGTCATATTTATGAACGCCAATGCCAATTTTTTGACTACAAAACATATGGATGCTTTAAAAGCATTTATGAAACGAGGCGGAGGCTTTGTTGGTATACACGGAACGGCAGATGGGGAAAACGATAATGCCTGGTTTGATGGTCTTGTTGGAGCGAAATTTGTGGATCATCCAAAATTACAAGCCGCAATTGTAAACGTCAAGAATAATGATTTTCCAGCAACATGGCATTTACCAAGTAAATGGCTTCGTAGTGATGAGTGGTATAATTTTAAAAACATGAATTTAGATAAACTGAATATTCTATTAACTGTTGATGAAGCTTCTTATGATTTTACTGCAGGTTATGATGACATTCCGTTAAAAGGCATGGGAGCAGAACATCCTATTTCTTGGTATCAAGAATATGAAGGCGGAAGATCGTTTTACACGGCTTTAGGTCATAAACCAGAATCGTTTAAAGACAAAAACTTTTTGGATCACATTTTTGGAGCAATATACTGGACAGTTAATAAATAA
- a CDS encoding alkaline phosphatase produces the protein MIKNIMIISMAFFCAIGYSQTKQNVKYVFLFIGDGMGANQVYATEMYLNAKPNEIKADKLLMSSFPVNSNMTNYSASSYVTTSCAAATAMSTGFKTNNGIIGKSPDKKIAYENISQKAKNAGFKVGILSSVMIDHATPASFYAHQDSRNMYYEISMELPNYNIDYFGGGGFHHPKGKKGDQPDSFKNAKKKGYTIADSHKEFNKLKNGDEKIIAINPEMYPSGEFYWAIDKKEGTLSLADFTKKGIEVIDNDKGFFMMVEGGKIDWACHGNDGVSMVHEVLAFNDAIKEAYEFYKQRPDETLIIVTADHETGALSTGINYATHPELLKYQIISVQEFKRKMTELKNTDPKVSFNTILDLVQADFSLGNNDIGLSLDDKELALLKSAYSKQFKGNKKVNADADYLSKTAVKSVGETAAFILNKKAGISWGSGDHSGTPVPVRVIGKGQEEFSEYFDNTDLPKKIEKLMGI, from the coding sequence ATGATAAAAAATATTATGATAATTTCAATGGCCTTTTTTTGTGCTATTGGATATAGTCAAACTAAACAAAATGTAAAATATGTATTTCTGTTTATTGGAGATGGTATGGGAGCAAATCAAGTTTATGCGACCGAAATGTATTTAAATGCAAAACCTAACGAGATTAAAGCTGACAAACTATTAATGAGTAGTTTTCCGGTGAACTCGAATATGACTAACTATTCAGCTAGTTCTTATGTTACTACATCTTGTGCAGCAGCAACAGCAATGTCAACAGGGTTTAAAACGAATAATGGTATTATAGGAAAATCTCCCGACAAAAAAATAGCGTATGAAAACATATCTCAGAAAGCGAAAAATGCTGGTTTTAAAGTAGGTATATTATCTAGTGTAATGATAGATCACGCTACTCCAGCGTCCTTTTATGCACATCAAGATTCTCGTAATATGTATTACGAAATTAGTATGGAGCTACCCAATTATAATATCGATTATTTTGGAGGTGGAGGCTTCCATCATCCTAAAGGAAAAAAAGGAGATCAACCAGATTCCTTTAAAAATGCTAAAAAGAAGGGCTATACCATTGCAGATTCTCATAAGGAATTTAATAAATTAAAAAATGGCGATGAAAAAATAATTGCCATAAATCCTGAAATGTATCCTTCAGGAGAATTTTACTGGGCCATTGATAAAAAAGAAGGCACGCTTTCTCTTGCCGATTTTACAAAAAAAGGAATTGAAGTTATTGATAATGATAAAGGTTTTTTTATGATGGTAGAAGGCGGTAAAATTGATTGGGCATGCCATGGAAACGATGGTGTGTCCATGGTTCATGAAGTACTCGCTTTTAATGATGCTATTAAAGAAGCCTATGAATTTTATAAGCAACGACCAGATGAAACTTTAATTATTGTTACTGCAGACCATGAAACAGGTGCCTTATCTACAGGGATAAATTATGCCACACATCCTGAATTATTGAAATACCAAATAATTTCAGTTCAAGAGTTTAAAAGAAAAATGACAGAACTTAAAAATACGGATCCAAAAGTTTCTTTCAATACTATTTTAGATTTGGTACAGGCAGATTTTAGCTTAGGAAACAATGATATCGGTTTGTCTTTAGATGATAAAGAATTAGCCTTATTAAAATCAGCCTACAGCAAACAGTTTAAAGGAAATAAGAAAGTAAACGCGGATGCTGATTATTTAAGTAAAACCGCAGTAAAATCCGTTGGAGAAACAGCAGCCTTTATTTTGAATAAAAAGGCAGGAATAAGTTGGGGCTCTGGCGATCATTCTGGAACACCGGTTCCTGTTAGAGTTATAGGAAAGGGACAAGAAGAGTTCTCAGAATATTTCGACAATACCGATTTGCCAAAAAAAATAGAAAAACTTATGGGGATATAA
- a CDS encoding SMP-30/gluconolactonase/LRE family protein → MKESKFIKMKVKEKLLKTFLAFINIILVFVLCTSCNAQKKQSNQIIEKGAELVLISDDYEFTEGPAADKEGNVYFTDQPNDRILKWNAKTNLVSEYMKPSGRSNGLYFDNDGNLLSAADEKNELWLINPNKEITVLVDNYDGKKLNGPNDLWVDAKGGVYFTDPYYQRPWWEHKEPQQNEKRVYYLASNTNIPRIVSNDNYVQPNGIIGTPDGKTLYVADQVGERTYVFTIDENGNLTNRKLFVDMGSDGMTIDNLGNIYLTGKGVTVFNSEGKKIKHIDVPEGWTANVTFGGLNKNILFITAMDSIYTLKMNVTGVN, encoded by the coding sequence ATGAAAGAGAGTAAATTTATTAAAATGAAAGTAAAAGAAAAATTATTAAAAACCTTTTTAGCTTTTATAAACATCATTTTGGTTTTTGTATTATGTACTTCATGTAATGCTCAAAAAAAACAGAGTAATCAAATTATAGAGAAAGGTGCAGAATTAGTCTTAATTTCAGATGATTACGAATTTACAGAAGGGCCGGCAGCCGATAAAGAAGGTAATGTTTATTTTACCGACCAACCGAATGATAGGATTTTAAAATGGAATGCAAAAACCAATTTAGTATCTGAATACATGAAACCTTCTGGTCGTTCAAACGGACTTTATTTTGATAATGATGGCAACCTATTATCAGCTGCAGATGAAAAAAACGAATTATGGCTTATCAACCCAAATAAAGAGATAACCGTACTTGTAGATAACTATGATGGTAAAAAACTTAACGGGCCTAATGATTTATGGGTAGATGCTAAAGGCGGTGTTTATTTTACAGATCCATATTATCAGCGTCCTTGGTGGGAACATAAAGAGCCTCAGCAAAATGAAAAAAGAGTTTATTATTTAGCATCAAATACAAATATACCACGAATTGTATCAAATGATAACTACGTACAGCCTAATGGTATAATAGGAACTCCTGATGGGAAAACACTTTATGTTGCAGACCAAGTTGGAGAAAGAACGTATGTTTTTACTATTGACGAAAATGGAAATTTAACTAATAGAAAGTTATTTGTAGATATGGGATCTGATGGTATGACCATAGATAATTTAGGTAATATTTACTTAACCGGAAAAGGTGTCACTGTTTTTAATTCAGAAGGTAAAAAAATCAAACATATTGATGTACCTGAAGGATGGACAGCCAATGTAACTTTTGGAGGTTTAAATAAAAACATTCTTTTTATAACAGCCATGGATTCCATTTATACTTTAAAAATGAACGTTACAGGAGTTAATTAA
- a CDS encoding endo-1,4-beta-xylanase has protein sequence MKSTILLIGITMFLFNACNDNNINNSTNETPSILDVHKDTSLKLAFENYFLLGSAINDDIVSGKENVLTQIVKKEFNTITAENCMKAESVNPTPGVYDFKAADDFVAFGQDNNMFILGHTLIWHNQTPSWFFTNEKGEPNTPKEQKERLRNHIEAVAGRYAGKVHAWDVVNEVIDNDGSYRPTTWVNSIGDGDEMVKLAFKYASEYAPDTELYYNDFNAWRPEKREGIVRMVKMLQKEGIRIDGIGIQAHWGLNFPKKEYIQQAIDAYAALGVKVMITELDIDVLPLTKEGQIIGTSMMEPQFQLEEFETFLDPYKNGLPKSIEIELANRYKDLFEIFIKNKDKIDRVTFWGIHDGMSWKNDYPIPNRTNYPLLYDRGLQPKLARQAVLETTKEK, from the coding sequence ATGAAGTCTACAATTTTATTAATAGGAATTACGATGTTTTTATTTAATGCCTGTAATGATAATAATATTAATAATAGCACTAATGAAACACCTAGTATACTAGATGTTCATAAAGATACTTCATTAAAACTTGCGTTTGAAAATTACTTTTTATTAGGTAGTGCAATAAACGATGATATTGTTTCTGGAAAAGAGAATGTTTTAACCCAAATTGTAAAAAAAGAATTTAATACCATTACTGCAGAAAATTGTATGAAAGCAGAATCGGTAAATCCAACTCCAGGAGTTTACGATTTCAAAGCAGCAGATGACTTTGTTGCTTTCGGACAGGATAATAACATGTTTATTCTTGGACATACTCTAATTTGGCATAATCAAACACCTTCTTGGTTTTTTACCAACGAAAAGGGAGAACCTAATACTCCTAAAGAACAAAAAGAGCGATTGCGCAACCATATTGAAGCCGTTGCAGGAAGATATGCAGGAAAAGTACATGCTTGGGACGTGGTAAATGAAGTTATAGATAATGATGGTTCTTACAGACCAACAACTTGGGTAAATAGTATTGGTGATGGTGATGAAATGGTTAAACTAGCGTTTAAATATGCTAGTGAATATGCTCCTGATACAGAATTGTATTATAATGATTTTAATGCTTGGAGACCAGAAAAAAGAGAAGGAATTGTACGAATGGTAAAAATGCTTCAAAAAGAAGGTATTCGTATAGATGGTATTGGTATTCAGGCACATTGGGGTTTAAATTTTCCTAAAAAAGAATACATTCAACAAGCTATTGATGCTTATGCTGCTTTAGGCGTAAAAGTTATGATTACCGAGTTGGATATTGATGTGCTGCCTCTTACCAAAGAAGGACAAATTATTGGAACGAGTATGATGGAACCTCAATTTCAATTGGAAGAGTTTGAAACTTTTTTAGATCCCTATAAAAATGGATTACCAAAATCTATAGAAATTGAATTGGCAAATAGGTATAAAGACTTGTTTGAGATTTTCATCAAAAATAAAGATAAAATTGATAGAGTAACATTTTGGGGAATTCACGATGGTATGTCATGGAAGAATGACTATCCAATACCTAACAGAACGAACTATCCACTTTTATACGATAGGGGGTTGCAACCAAAATTAGCCAGACAAGCTGTTTTGGAGACCACCAAAGAAAAATAG
- a CDS encoding SMP-30/gluconolactonase/LRE family protein — protein MKISTKGVKVFSKGFNEPKGIVFIKEHLYFSDINCVWKVDKDGNKSVFVKKEDFLKEVLYLNDVAVDGDGTGFYVADMGATNYMRDKNNNLWPLESDEAKLVPQLGRIYHVNLEGEVIVVQDTSPLMLNPNGVGVDNDDNIMVSSFFLGNF, from the coding sequence TTGAAAATATCAACTAAGGGTGTTAAAGTATTTTCAAAAGGTTTTAATGAACCCAAAGGAATAGTTTTTATAAAGGAGCATTTATATTTTTCAGATATTAATTGTGTTTGGAAAGTAGATAAGGATGGAAATAAAAGTGTATTCGTTAAAAAAGAGGATTTCCTCAAAGAAGTATTGTATTTAAATGATGTTGCAGTGGATGGTGATGGAACGGGATTCTATGTTGCAGATATGGGAGCAACAAATTATATGCGCGATAAAAATAATAATCTTTGGCCTTTAGAAAGTGATGAAGCTAAGTTAGTCCCACAATTGGGACGTATTTATCATGTTAATTTAGAAGGTGAAGTCATTGTTGTTCAAGATACTTCCCCACTAATGTTAAACCCAAATGGAGTAGGTGTTGATAATGATGATAATATAATGGTTAGTTCTTTTTTCTTAGGAAATTTTTAA
- a CDS encoding glycoside hydrolase family 43 protein, producing MPEENIKHIDFEDLNKKAISQPIVSNIYTADPSAHVFNGKIYIYPSHDIDAGEAFDDLGSHFAMEDYHVISMDSINSKAVDNGVALHVDNVAWAEKQMWAPDAHEKDGTYYLFFPAKAYDGIFRIGVATSSSPTGPFKAQPKAIKESFSIDPAVFKDDDGSYYMYFGGLWGGQLQRWRSGSFNANEPDSPTAFIPKDNEPALLPIVAKMSNDLLEFDETPKQLEILDEKGSLLLAGDIERRFFEASWMHKYNGKYYFSYSTGDSHFICYAIGDSPYGPFTYKGKILEPVVGWTSHHSICEVEGKWYLFYHDSSLSKGVTHLRSVKIAEITYKEDGTIVPIKPYIE from the coding sequence ATGCCAGAAGAAAATATAAAACATATAGACTTTGAAGATTTAAATAAAAAAGCAATATCTCAACCCATAGTATCTAATATTTATACAGCAGATCCATCGGCTCATGTTTTTAATGGAAAAATATACATTTACCCATCTCACGATATTGATGCCGGAGAGGCTTTCGATGATTTAGGAAGTCATTTTGCGATGGAAGATTACCATGTTATTTCTATGGATTCTATAAATAGTAAAGCCGTAGATAACGGTGTGGCTTTGCATGTTGATAATGTGGCTTGGGCCGAAAAACAAATGTGGGCTCCAGATGCACATGAAAAAGATGGAACGTACTATTTATTTTTTCCAGCAAAAGCTTACGATGGAATTTTTAGAATTGGTGTAGCAACTAGCTCATCCCCAACCGGACCATTTAAGGCTCAACCTAAAGCCATTAAAGAAAGTTTCTCTATAGACCCTGCCGTTTTTAAAGATGACGATGGTAGTTACTACATGTATTTTGGTGGTTTGTGGGGCGGACAATTACAACGCTGGAGATCGGGATCATTTAATGCTAATGAACCAGATAGTCCTACTGCATTTATCCCAAAAGATAATGAACCTGCTTTGCTACCTATTGTAGCTAAAATGAGTAATGATTTATTAGAGTTTGACGAAACTCCAAAACAATTAGAAATTTTAGATGAAAAAGGTAGTTTACTATTAGCAGGCGATATTGAAAGACGCTTTTTTGAAGCTTCCTGGATGCACAAATACAATGGCAAATACTACTTCTCCTACTCTACTGGAGACTCTCATTTTATTTGTTATGCCATTGGAGACAGCCCTTACGGACCATTTACTTATAAAGGCAAAATACTTGAACCTGTAGTGGGTTGGACTTCGCATCATTCTATTTGTGAAGTTGAAGGAAAGTGGTATTTATTTTATCATGATTCTTCCCTTTCTAAAGGAGTTACACATTTAAGATCTGTTAAAATTGCAGAAATCACATATAAAGAAGATGGAACTATTGTTCCTATTAAACCCTATATAGAATAA
- a CDS encoding MFS transporter: MDSNTQKLSIKEKIGYSLGDLAANLVFQTLMTYLAYFYTDIYGLQPNDASIIILTVGLIAAFVFNPIMGAIADRTNTRWGKFRPWILWTAVPLGVVALLAFSTPDFDYKGKVIYAVVTYTLLLLLYAANNLPYSALSGVITGDMGERNSISSYRFIAVMVAQFFVQVFMLPIIETAGGGDKAVGIEVVMTWLAIIGTVMLLITFFTTKERIVPKPEQKSSVKEDLADLIKNKPWVIMLVLTTLVFITLAIKGGSYVYYFENYVDETALTQFLQPILNFLSDIGINFFGENPVSAGFGLFNAGGISFMIIGIMFSKNLADKYGKRDVFGTFLFLSTLFIILFYFIPSTSIGLIFLAQIFHGFLYGITIPLLWAMIADVADFSEWKTNHRATAIIFSAMMIGLKGGLSIGSALLTAILGSYGYNADLAIQSETTIMGSKMLVSIYPAIPFLLGTGLLFFYEINKKLEVQIENDLKERRNN, from the coding sequence ATGGATTCTAACACGCAAAAACTATCAATTAAAGAAAAAATTGGATACAGTCTGGGAGATCTTGCGGCTAACCTTGTTTTTCAAACATTAATGACTTATTTGGCCTATTTCTATACAGATATTTATGGGCTTCAACCAAATGATGCTTCCATAATTATATTAACAGTTGGCCTAATTGCTGCCTTTGTTTTCAACCCAATAATGGGAGCTATTGCCGATAGAACCAACACAAGATGGGGCAAATTTAGACCTTGGATTTTATGGACCGCCGTTCCTCTTGGAGTTGTTGCTCTATTAGCATTTAGTACTCCCGATTTTGATTACAAAGGGAAAGTTATTTATGCCGTAGTAACTTACACATTACTGCTTTTGTTATATGCAGCAAACAACTTACCATATTCTGCATTAAGCGGTGTTATAACAGGTGATATGGGTGAACGAAACAGTATTTCATCTTATCGATTTATTGCTGTTATGGTCGCACAATTCTTTGTGCAAGTATTTATGCTACCAATTATAGAAACTGCAGGTGGTGGAGATAAAGCTGTTGGTATTGAGGTTGTAATGACTTGGTTGGCAATTATTGGCACCGTAATGTTATTAATTACATTTTTTACTACCAAAGAACGTATTGTTCCTAAACCTGAACAAAAATCGAGCGTTAAAGAAGATTTGGCAGATTTAATAAAAAACAAACCTTGGGTAATAATGCTTGTACTAACCACATTGGTTTTTATAACTTTAGCAATTAAAGGAGGTTCTTATGTTTATTATTTTGAAAACTATGTTGATGAAACTGCACTAACACAATTTTTACAACCTATTTTAAACTTTTTATCTGATATTGGCATCAATTTCTTTGGAGAAAATCCTGTTTCTGCTGGTTTTGGATTGTTTAATGCCGGTGGAATTAGTTTCATGATTATTGGAATAATGTTCTCTAAAAACTTAGCCGATAAATACGGTAAAAGAGATGTGTTTGGTACTTTTTTATTCTTATCTACGCTGTTCATTATATTATTTTATTTCATTCCTTCAACATCAATTGGGTTAATTTTTCTAGCACAAATTTTTCATGGATTTCTATATGGAATAACAATTCCCCTTTTATGGGCAATGATTGCCGATGTGGCCGACTTTTCTGAATGGAAAACAAACCACCGCGCCACAGCTATTATATTTTCTGCAATGATGATAGGTTTAAAAGGAGGCTTAAGTATTGGTAGTGCTCTTTTAACAGCAATATTAGGAAGCTACGGTTACAATGCTGATTTAGCAATACAATCTGAAACTACTATTATGGGCAGTAAAATGTTGGTAAGTATTTACCCTGCTATTCCCTTTTTATTAGGTACTGGACTCTTATTTTTCTATGAAATAAATAAAAAATTAGAAGTGCAAATTGAAAATGATTTAAAAGAAAGAAGAAATAATTAA